TTGACACCCCTGTACCTTACCAGGGCGAGTTCAATGTGATCGGTAATTTCCCTTATAACATTTCTTCACAGATCATGTTCCGGATACTGGAATGGCGCCAGCAGGTGCCTACAGTGGTAGGTATGTTCCAGAAGGAAGTGGCATTGCGTATTGCTGCCACCAAAGGGAAAGAATATGGCATTCTGAGTGTACTGATCCAGGCATTTTACCGGGTGGAGTACCTGTTTGAGGTGCATGAGAACTGTTTTAATCCACCGCCGAAGGTGAAATCTGCTGTTATCAGGTTACACAGGCTGGAGCAGGAGTATGACATTGCCAGTGAACGTAAGTTTTTTGTGTTGGTAAAGACGGCCTTCGGACAGCGACGTAAGCAGTTACGCAATCCGTTAAAAGGACTATTTGATAAAGAAACACTGCAGGACAGCATTTTCAATAAGAGAGCTGAAGAGCTGAGTATTGCTGATTTTGCAGCATTATCGCATAAGATGATATGAGCAGGAAAGTATTGATCACCGCCAAGGTGCATAATTATCTGATCCACAAGCTGGAGGAGAAAGGTTTTGAAGTTAGTTATCAGCCATCCATCACACATGATGAAGTGGTGGCTGCCATTCCGGCGTTCACTGGTATGATCGTAACTACCAGGATCAAAGTAGATAAAGGCATGCTGGACCGCGCGGGACAGTTAGCGTGGATAGGCCGTTTGGGTAGTGGTATGGAACTGATAGATGTGGCCTATGCGGAGAGTAAAGGTATTAAGTGTGTAAGCAGTCCGGAAGGAAACAGGGATACAGTAGGAGAGCAGGCCGTTGGTATGTTGCTGGTGCTGATGAACAATATCCTGAAAAGTAACCTGGAGTTACGGCAGGGTATCTGGGAGCGTGATGGTAACAGGGCTGATGAACTGGGCGGCAGGACAGTGGGTATTATCGGATATGGTAATACCGGTGGGGCTTTTGCCCGCAAGCTGAGAGGATTTGATGTAGAGATACTGGCCTATGATAAGTACAAAACCGGCTTCAGTGATGCATACGTAAGGGAAGCCACGATGGAAGAGCTCTATGAAAAGGCAGATGTGATCAGTGTGCACCTGCCGCTGACAGAAGAGACGCATCATCTGGCAAACGAGGCTTTCTTCAGATCCTTCAAAAAGCCCATCCGTTTTATTAACGCGGCAAGGGGTAAAATTGTGAATACTCCTGATATCATTGCAGCACTGGAAGAAGGTATTATTGCCGGCGCGTGCCTGGATGTACTGGAAAATGAGAAGCTCTCTACCTATAGTGCAGTGGAGAAAGAGCAGTTTGAAAAGCTGTTGAAAATGTCCAATGTAGTGATGACCCCGCATATCGGAGGATATTCCCATGAGGCCAGTATCAAGATGGCCAGAATAGTGCTGGAAAAACTGCATATCATCTAGGACCGCCAGGTTCAGCTGTTTTATTACAAATAATGTAGATGTGACAATATTTGTAGATGAAAGCGGCGGGGTGATGTAAAAAATATTATATTTGCGATATACCAATCTTGCAACGCTTCTGTTCAAACGGAGGCGTTGATTTTTTTTCTTTATTTCTAAAACATAACGTTATGTCTGGTATAAACTACGTTACCAAAGAAACCCTGGACCAGATGCGTGAGGAACTCAGCTTCCTGAAGACCAAGGGTCGCGCAGAAATAGCCAGGGCGATTGCGGAAGCGCGGGAAAAGGGTGACCTTAAGGAAAATGCGGAGTATGATGCTGCCAAAGAAGCTCAGGGTATGCATGAAGCCAAGGTGGCAGTACTGGAGAACGCTATTGCGACAGCAAGAGTGGTCGAAGCTGATTCCATTGATACCTCTAAAGTATCCATATTGTGTAAGGTAACTATTACAAATATGGCTAATAAGAAGACATTTACCTATCAACTGGTATCAGAGAAGGAAGCTGATCTGAAACAGAACAAGATCTCTGTGACATCTCCTATCGGAAAGGGTTTGTTGGGGAAAGCAGTAGGAGAGGTCGCTGATGTGCAGGCGCCTAACGGTAGTATGAAGTTCAAAATAGAGAACATCACTATTTAATAGTACACAAAACTAATTTGCATAAAAGCCCGCCCTTGTTTCCAGCAAGGGCGGGCTTTTTTTTATAACTTTATGCGTATTAAAATGAAACCCACATGTCAGTGTTCACAAAGATCATCAAAGGAGAGATACCAAGTTATAAGATAGCGGAGAACGATCACTTCTATGCGTTTCTGGACATATTCCCGTTAATGAAAGGGCATACGCTGATAGTACCCAAAGTAGAGATAGATAAGTTTTTTGACGTAACAGATGACCTGCTGGGTGAGTGGTTACTGTTTGCAAAGCCTATTGCTCAGTCTATAGAGCGTAGTTTTCCCTGCAATCGTGTAGGTATGAGTGTTATCGGTCTTGAGGTGCCTCATGCGCATATGCATTTGATACCCATCAATACTGCTGATGATATGAATTTTGCTCGTCCTAAGCTGAAATTAACGGAAGAAGAATTTAAGGCTGTACAGCAACAGATTATAGCTGGCCTGGAACGTTAAACCGAAATCCTACTCCATGTAGGGTTTCCAGTTTAATAGTGGGATCTGACTTAAAATGTTTTCTCAGTTTTGTAATAAATACATCCATGCTACGGCCCAGGAAATAGTCATCCTTGCCCCATACATGGAATAATATTTCTTCCCTTTTGAGTGTCTTGTTGGCGTTATCGCAAAGATACTTCAACAGGTCAGCTTCTTTTTGTGTAAGTGTACTTGATACCTCTCCGTTCTTTTCACGGAGGATCAGATCGTTGTAGTCAAAGGTAAGTTTACCAATATTGTATTGGGTGCGTTTTTCTGATGCGATGTGAGCGGCTTTACTCCTCTTCAGGAATACTTCGATGCGCAGCAGCAGTTCCTGCATGCTGAATGGTTTGGTTATGTAATCATCTGCGCCGGTTTTAAAGCCTTTGATCTTATCCTCATCCAGCGCTTTCGAAGTCAGAAAGAGTATGGGAATGAAGTCATTTTTTCTCCGGATCTGTTCTGCCAGTGTAAAGCCGTCTTTTTTAGGCATAACAACATCCAGTAAACATATGTCAAAGGTTCTCGACTGGAATTGTTCCCAGGCCATCTGTCCGTCTGTGCTATGTACTACGTCGTAGCCTGCTTCTTCCAGTCGTTTCTTAGTCACCGCACCAACATTCTGATCATCTTCCACCAATAGGATTCTTGCTTTCATAGCTTGTGATGCTGATTATATAAATACCATATTAATGGTGAAAAGCCCCAGTACCTTATGGGAGCGTTTATGAAGATTTTAATTCAAAGTAAATACAAATTATTAACTTCTGGAAAAACGTCAGCGTTAAACCTGGAATTATCTGTCACACAAAATATTATCTTACAATTCTGTCGGGGTGCTGTTGAAGGAACTTATCCCATCCTTTGGCTTTACTTGTATCCGGTAACACGCTTGACTCCTGAAAGAAATGACACACCGCTACTGCGAGCGCATCTGAAGCATCCAGGAAATCCGGGCGTTCATTAAAATGTAGTATTCTTTGTAACATCTGCCAAATCTGCTCTTTGTCGGCATTGCCATTGCCGGTAATAGACTGTTTGACTTTTTTGGGAGAATATTCCGTTACAGGTACTCCCGCCTGCATGGCGGTTGCAATTGCGACGCCCTGTGCACGGCCCAGTTTCAACATACTCTGCACATTCTTACCAAAGAAAGGAGCTTCAATTGCGCAGGAAACCGGTTTGTGCTCGCGTATCAGTTCATTTACTCGGGCGTGTATCAGTTGTAGCCTTTCGTAGTGGTCTTTATGACGGGACAGTTTGAGTACATTCATTTCCAGTAAACTGGCTTTGGAGCCTTCCACAAGTATCAGTCCGTAACCCATCACAAGTGTACCGGGGTCAATGCCCAGAATTATTTTTGACTTGTTTGCCAACCACAGTTTATTTTTGCCAAAATCTTGATGTCTGAACAAAAATACCAAAATAATTCTCAATTATCTGCTGGGAGCAGTGCTTTTTACGTGGTTAGCCTATTCTATCTATACACAATTGCTGCATCAGCCTAATCTGAAGGCTTCTTTATGGCAGATGATGGGAACCCTTAGAACCAGAGGTGGTTATGCGGTAGTGCTGGTTCTTATTGGCATGTTCCTGAACTGGGGCCTGGAAGCCCGTAAGTGGCAACTGTTAGTCAAGCCTTTACAACATATCTCCTTCCTGAGAGCGTTCAGTGCCGTACTTTCCGGTGTCTCCTTTTCTATCAACACCCCTAACCGTATCGGTGAGTATGGTGGCAGGGTATTGTACCTCAGAAATAACCGCAGTAAGCTGAAAGGTATCGCTGCCACCATGGTAGGAAGCTTCAGCCAGCTGATCGTCACTATTATTTTTGGGTTAACTGGCCTGTGCTACTATATCAACAAATTCCCGCTGGTAAAGGGAAATGGTTATTTCGCCCCCCATTTCTGGGAGAAAATCCTGTTAGGGTTGCTAATAGTTATTTGCGCCTTGGTCATATTGTTATATTTTCGATTGCAGATCATCCTGGCCATATTTGAAAAGATCCCATTGCTGAGAAAAGCCAGGATATTTGTGCAGATCATTGTTCGTTACTCATCCGGTGACCTTGAGCATTTACTCCTGCTCTCAGCCGTCAGATACGTGGTCTTCTCGGCACAGTATTTGATTTTGCTTGACGCATTGGGCGTTGAGATGCTCTGGTGGCAAGGATTTTTGATGAACGCTGTTGTTTACCTTGTAATGGCCCTCGTACCTACTATCGCTATAGCGGAACTTGGACTCAGAGGGAAAGTAAGCCTGTACTTTATGGGATTACTGAGTGCCAATAGTCCGGGAATCATCGCTGCCACTGTATGCATCTGGCTAATTAACCTGGTTCTGCCAGCTATCTTAGGAAGTGTGCTGTTGCTGGGAATAAAGATTTTTAAGGAAAAATAGCTTTCATCAATGAGGTTTCTTCTACTATTAATCATTAGTCTGGCCACTATCCGCCCTGTATCCGCGCAGAACGAATTCTGCGGACTTACCAATACCAGTTTCAAGGCCGGCGAAAGTATTACGTTCAAGGTGTATTACAACCTCGGTAAACTCTTCGTAGGTGCCGGTGAAGCCGTATTTACCTGTAACCTGGAAAAACTGAACGGAAGAGACGTATATCACATTGCTGGTGATGGTAAAACATTCCGCACCTATGACTGGTTCTTTAAAGTACGCGACAGGTACGAAAGTTATGTCGATACCGCCAGCCTCCAGCCTATGCGCTTTATCAGAAACGTAAATGAAGGTGGCTATAAGATCAACCAGAACGTGACCTTCAATCCGGTGCAGAATACAGCTGTCAGTAATACCGCTACCGTCAAGATCCCCAACTGTACACAGGATGTGATCAGCGCTATTTACTACGCCCGTAACATCAATTTTGACAAGTATAAACCTGGGGATAAGATCTTCTTTAACATGTTCCTGGATGATAAGATTTACAATATCTATATCCGTTATATCGGTAAAGAGACCGTGGAGACCAAGTTCGGTAAGTTCCGTGCTATCAAGTTTGCCCCGCTCCTGATACAGGGTACCATGTTCGAAGGCGGAGAAAAAATGACCGTATGGGTAAGTGATGATGCTAATAAAGTACCACTGCGTGTAGACAGCCCCATTTCCGTAGGTAGTATTAAAGTGGATATGGTCGAGTATAAAAACCTCCGTTACAACTTTACCTCCCTGCTGAAGAAATAACCCCTCCCCAGGTAACTGTCACCTTCTTTTCACCTAACTTTAACTTTCTGTATGCAATGGCCTGTCATTTGCGGACTATAATAATACCTATATTTGTTTGCACATTAATACTTTATTGAATATGGAAGAACGTAAACCAAAGATATTGCTGGCCGAAGATGATACCAACCTGGGTATGGTACTGAAGAATTACCTCGAGCTGAATGACTATGATGTAGAGTTGTGCCGGGATGGTATACTTGCATTGGCAGCCTTCAGACGCGAGAAATTTGACATTTGCCTGCTGGATATCATGATGCCCAATATGGATGGTTTCAAGCTGGCAGAAGAAATCCGTGACGTTGATCCGGACATTCCGTTGTTCTTCCTGTCTGCCAAGACAATGAAAGAAGATGTGATCCATGGATACAAACTGGGTGCAGACGACTATATCTCCAAACCATTTGACAGTGAACTGTTACTGCTCAAAATTAAGGCGATCCTCAAACGCAACCAGGAGCTGAACAGCAAGGAAGAAGAACAGCACGAATTCCGTATCGGCCGTTATGCATTTAACGCCCGCCTGCGTACCCTTACCAGAGATGGCGATTCTCACACCCTGTCTCCAAAGGAAAATGAACTGCTGCGTATGCTGTGTGAACATAAGAACGACCTGCTGCCAAGAGAGCTGGCACTGAAAAAAATATGGGGTAGCGATACCTACTTTAACGGCCGTAGTATGGACGTTTATATCGCTAAACTACGTAAGTACCTGAAGGAAGATCCGGATATTGAAATCGTTAATATCCATGGAAATGGCTTCCGCCTGGTAGTAAAGGACTAATCATATTACGAGAGTATAATGGGAAAGCTCCTGGCGAAAGAGGTCTAAAGGACTTCCGCCAGGAGCTTTTTGTTTGTAGCAAAGCATATCAGAGATGTAATGAAACTTTTACTAATTGAAGATGAACCATCGGTAGTATCATTCATACGCCGCTATCTTAATGAAGCAGGCTATGACGTCAGCGTTGCCCTGGATGGCCATTCAGGCTTACAGATGGCTACAGAATACAGCTTCCAGCTCATCATTCTGGACGTAATGCTGCCCGGTATGAACGGGATAGCCGTTTGTAAGGCTTTGCGCAAACAACACATGACCACACCTATTCTTATGCTTACTGCGCTGGGCTCTACCGAGAATGTAGTCGCCGGACTGGATAGTGGGGCTGATGATTACCTGGTCAAGCCTTTTAAACAGGCTGAACTCCTGGCCCGTATCCGCTCACTTTTACGCCGGAACAACGATACCAGTAACACAGTGACGCCCGCTGCTACCCAGCACAATACCAGCGTCCTCAAAGTCGCTGACCTTGAACTGGATCTGAATACCAAAAGTGCCAGCCGTTATGGAGAAACTATTGTGCTGACCGCCACGGAATACCGGCTGCTTGAATATATGATGCGCAATCCCCGCCGCGTACTGTCCAGAATGGAAATACTGGAAAATGTCTGGGGCGTTGACTTTAATATGAATACAAAAGTCGTTGACGTATACGTAAACTATCTCCGTAAAAAAGTAAACCGCAAAGACCAGCCAGCCCTGATACAAACAGTGGTGGGCATGGGTTATATGCTCAAAGAAGAAGAATGACCATACGTAATAAGATATTAAGCCTGTTTACCGGACTGACAGTTTCTATCATTCTCATGATGGTGGCATTTGCTTATTTTCTTATTAACCGGCAGTCATTTGATGACTTCTACAAACGCCTTGAGATCAGGGCCTATATAGCTGCCCGGGCCCGGCTTACCCGGGATGTAGGTAACAGTGCCGCATACGCCGAGATCAGGAATGAACACCTGGAGCGACTCCCGCATGAAAAGGAATACTTTATCCGCATCGATACTACAGGTAAGCCACCCCATTACGAAGGACTCGCCCCCTTACGCTCAGGTTTCTATGACAAGGTAAAAGCTTTCGGTAAAGCCACTTACCGGTATAGAGAGACGTTCTATCAGGGCGTATTGTTTGA
The DNA window shown above is from Chitinophaga agri and carries:
- a CDS encoding NAD(P)-dependent oxidoreductase, with translation MSRKVLITAKVHNYLIHKLEEKGFEVSYQPSITHDEVVAAIPAFTGMIVTTRIKVDKGMLDRAGQLAWIGRLGSGMELIDVAYAESKGIKCVSSPEGNRDTVGEQAVGMLLVLMNNILKSNLELRQGIWERDGNRADELGGRTVGIIGYGNTGGAFARKLRGFDVEILAYDKYKTGFSDAYVREATMEELYEKADVISVHLPLTEETHHLANEAFFRSFKKPIRFINAARGKIVNTPDIIAALEEGIIAGACLDVLENEKLSTYSAVEKEQFEKLLKMSNVVMTPHIGGYSHEASIKMARIVLEKLHII
- a CDS encoding response regulator transcription factor, translated to MKARILLVEDDQNVGAVTKKRLEEAGYDVVHSTDGQMAWEQFQSRTFDICLLDVVMPKKDGFTLAEQIRRKNDFIPILFLTSKALDEDKIKGFKTGADDYITKPFSMQELLLRIEVFLKRSKAAHIASEKRTQYNIGKLTFDYNDLILREKNGEVSSTLTQKEADLLKYLCDNANKTLKREEILFHVWGKDDYFLGRSMDVFITKLRKHFKSDPTIKLETLHGVGFRFNVPGQL
- the greA gene encoding transcription elongation factor GreA — protein: MSGINYVTKETLDQMREELSFLKTKGRAEIARAIAEAREKGDLKENAEYDAAKEAQGMHEAKVAVLENAIATARVVEADSIDTSKVSILCKVTITNMANKKTFTYQLVSEKEADLKQNKISVTSPIGKGLLGKAVGEVADVQAPNGSMKFKIENITI
- a CDS encoding DUF3108 domain-containing protein, whose protein sequence is MRFLLLLIISLATIRPVSAQNEFCGLTNTSFKAGESITFKVYYNLGKLFVGAGEAVFTCNLEKLNGRDVYHIAGDGKTFRTYDWFFKVRDRYESYVDTASLQPMRFIRNVNEGGYKINQNVTFNPVQNTAVSNTATVKIPNCTQDVISAIYYARNINFDKYKPGDKIFFNMFLDDKIYNIYIRYIGKETVETKFGKFRAIKFAPLLIQGTMFEGGEKMTVWVSDDANKVPLRVDSPISVGSIKVDMVEYKNLRYNFTSLLKK
- a CDS encoding response regulator transcription factor produces the protein MEERKPKILLAEDDTNLGMVLKNYLELNDYDVELCRDGILALAAFRREKFDICLLDIMMPNMDGFKLAEEIRDVDPDIPLFFLSAKTMKEDVIHGYKLGADDYISKPFDSELLLLKIKAILKRNQELNSKEEEQHEFRIGRYAFNARLRTLTRDGDSHTLSPKENELLRMLCEHKNDLLPRELALKKIWGSDTYFNGRSMDVYIAKLRKYLKEDPDIEIVNIHGNGFRLVVKD
- a CDS encoding lysylphosphatidylglycerol synthase domain-containing protein, with protein sequence MLFTWLAYSIYTQLLHQPNLKASLWQMMGTLRTRGGYAVVLVLIGMFLNWGLEARKWQLLVKPLQHISFLRAFSAVLSGVSFSINTPNRIGEYGGRVLYLRNNRSKLKGIAATMVGSFSQLIVTIIFGLTGLCYYINKFPLVKGNGYFAPHFWEKILLGLLIVICALVILLYFRLQIILAIFEKIPLLRKARIFVQIIVRYSSGDLEHLLLLSAVRYVVFSAQYLILLDALGVEMLWWQGFLMNAVVYLVMALVPTIAIAELGLRGKVSLYFMGLLSANSPGIIAATVCIWLINLVLPAILGSVLLLGIKIFKEK
- the rsmA gene encoding 16S rRNA (adenine(1518)-N(6)/adenine(1519)-N(6))-dimethyltransferase RsmA encodes the protein MYTLKKSLGQHFLKDENICRKIVESLPVVPGQQIVEVGPGAGAITKYLLQIPDVHFKAVELDTEKVQYLEKTYPEIRGKIVNESILDTPVPYQGEFNVIGNFPYNISSQIMFRILEWRQQVPTVVGMFQKEVALRIAATKGKEYGILSVLIQAFYRVEYLFEVHENCFNPPPKVKSAVIRLHRLEQEYDIASERKFFVLVKTAFGQRRKQLRNPLKGLFDKETLQDSIFNKRAEELSIADFAALSHKMI
- a CDS encoding response regulator transcription factor; its protein translation is MKLLLIEDEPSVVSFIRRYLNEAGYDVSVALDGHSGLQMATEYSFQLIILDVMLPGMNGIAVCKALRKQHMTTPILMLTALGSTENVVAGLDSGADDYLVKPFKQAELLARIRSLLRRNNDTSNTVTPAATQHNTSVLKVADLELDLNTKSASRYGETIVLTATEYRLLEYMMRNPRRVLSRMEILENVWGVDFNMNTKVVDVYVNYLRKKVNRKDQPALIQTVVGMGYMLKEEE
- the ruvC gene encoding crossover junction endodeoxyribonuclease RuvC; this encodes MANKSKIILGIDPGTLVMGYGLILVEGSKASLLEMNVLKLSRHKDHYERLQLIHARVNELIREHKPVSCAIEAPFFGKNVQSMLKLGRAQGVAIATAMQAGVPVTEYSPKKVKQSITGNGNADKEQIWQMLQRILHFNERPDFLDASDALAVAVCHFFQESSVLPDTSKAKGWDKFLQQHPDRIVR
- a CDS encoding HIT family protein, which encodes MSVFTKIIKGEIPSYKIAENDHFYAFLDIFPLMKGHTLIVPKVEIDKFFDVTDDLLGEWLLFAKPIAQSIERSFPCNRVGMSVIGLEVPHAHMHLIPINTADDMNFARPKLKLTEEEFKAVQQQIIAGLER